In one Drosophila pseudoobscura strain MV-25-SWS-2005 chromosome X, UCI_Dpse_MV25, whole genome shotgun sequence genomic region, the following are encoded:
- the LOC4814555 gene encoding serine protease SP24D-like — protein MLAPGFALTIAVAVVGCCLLPAGHSAPSGGIDGRIVGGEDAALGQFPHQVSLRNAGSHSCGGSILSRNYILTAAHCVTNDADENGVHTPIAASRFTIRAGTNDRFSGGVLLQVAEVIVHENYGDFLNDIALLRLESPLFYSNNIKAIALPTANTPAGADIIISGWGRIKHQGDLPRYLQYNTVKSISVEECGELIDFGVESELCLLHPADNGACNGDSGGPAVYNDQVVGIAGFVYGSCGSTYPDGYARVHYFNDWIRQHLDV, from the coding sequence ATGCTAGCCCCTGGATTCGCTCTGaccatcgccgtcgccgttgtcggctgctgcctgctgccggcCGGCCACTCGGCCCCCTCCGGTGGGATCGACGGGCGTATAGTGGGCGGCGAAGATGCCGCCCTGGGCCAGTTTCCGCACCAGGTGTCGCTGCGCAACGCCGGCTCCCACAGCTGCGGGGGCTCCATTCTGTCGCGCAACTACATCCTGACGGCTGCCCACTGCGTGACCAACGATGCGGACGAGAACGGTGTCCATACCCCGATCGCGGCCAGCCGCTTCACGATCCGTGCGGGCACCAACGATCGCTTCAGTGGCGGCGTCCTCCTCCAGGTGGCGGAGGTCATCGTGCACGAGAACTACGGCGACTTCCTCAACGACATAGCCCTGCTGCGCCTGGAGTCGCCGCTCTTCTACTCGAACAACATCAAGGCCATCGCCCTGCCCACGGCCAACACGCCCGCCGGGGCGGACATCATCATCTCCGGCTGGGGTCGGATCAAGCACCAGGGGGATCTGCCCCGTTACCTGCAGTACAACACCGTCAAGTCCATCTCCGTCGAGGAGTGCGGCGAACTGATCGACTTCGGGGTGGAGAGCGAGCTGTGCCTCCTCCATCCGGCCGACAACGGAGCCTGCAATGGCGACTCCGGGGGTCCGGCCGTCTACAACGATCAGGTTGTGGGCATTGCTGGCTTCGTGTAcggcagctgcggcagcacCTATCCCGACGGCTATGCCAGGGTCCATTACTTCAACGACTGGATCAGGCAGCACTTGGATGTCTAA